The Plasmodium coatneyi strain Hackeri chromosome 11, complete sequence DNA segment TACAACTGACTCTCATTGTAGAGGTACGATTTTATCATCTTTACAATAGCAGCAGCAGGAGAAAAGGTGGCAGACGATTTAGAGAGCTTTATAATTTCTGCACCCATATCTCTGGTCTGTTTAATAATAGCATTAATTTCTTCGTCCGAAatgagatttttttttacaaagtcTGATAAGGGGATACCTGAAACGGAACAGTACCTCTTCAAAGGGACCATCAAATCTCCATGTCCTCCCAAAAGGACTAGATTAACATTCTCCGGAGCGACGTTTAGCTTATCTCCTAAGAGAGATCTAAAACGAGAGGTATCCAAAATGCCAGCCATTCCGCAGATCTTCTCATGGGGAAGTCCACTATATTTATGAAAAACATTTACCATAATATCAAGGGGATTACTGACACATATGACGAAGGCATTTGGGCAGTATAACTTCACTGACTCAGCTAcacttttcataatttttccatttattccAATTAAATCTTCTCTggtcattccttctttcctttgcaCACCTGCCGTTATGACGATTACATCGGAGCCCTTAATATCCTCTACGTTATTGGTACccactatttttttgttcactccTACGATGGTGCTAAAGTGTTTTAAATCCAGACTCTTCCCCTGGGGCACACCTTGCATTACGTCATACAGAACAATGTCCCCAATATTTTCCAACAAGATCAGTTGGCCCACGATAGCGCCAATCTGTCCGCTCCCTATCATGGAAATTTTTGGCATCTTGTCCAACTGGGGTGTTAAATGAACAGTGCAATTTGCACACGCTGTGTGTGAAGTCCTACAGGTGAGAAGGTAATGCGGTATGTGTGTTGTGTGCAGTGGAGAAATGTATGCCATTTGGAGCGAACAAATCGGGATGatgattaaaaaatatatatcttAATAAATTCCCTCCTTTGCAactccctccttttcgtGGTCCCACTCTCCGTTCCAGCTTTACAACGTCGCGTGACGCGTCGAACTTTCTCAGCACTTTCGTGTGCGACATATGTATGCGCGTGTGCAGAGCAAAATTCGCCTGAACAGGCAAGGCATTTTTggtattttatttatttatatatatttttttttttttttgttcatttcctACCTGTGTATCGCTGTGTTGTTTGAGAATGTACCTACTTCCAGCTTTGGCGCGGAAAAGCGAGAGTGGTGTAACAAGCGCTGAAATGAAATGTGTTTTTTCACTCGATGGTGTTATTTTGTATGACAAGGTTGTTTCGCATGACAAGATTGTTTGTGTGAGAAGGTTGTTTGTTTAACAAGGTTATTTTGCAAGTAAGGTTCTCCCTTATCGCCGGGTATTTTTCGTTTCCacaatcattttttaaaacacaCTTAACACCCCTAGGTCGACCAGTGCCACAATCGCGGCCCTTCGTTGAGGAAGTGTGCCAACTCTCCACCCCACGGTGCCGTTTATTTTACGTACCTGCCTGTGACCACTTGCTAATTTGTCAAAACGGAGTCAAAGAAGAGGTGATGAAATTGCCATCATGGGTGGATAATATGGCAGCACATTTTagtgcacttaaaaaaaaaaaaaattgagtgaaaatattttctccaaaaaggGAACTTGCGCGTTTCCTGCATAAATACCCCTTTTAGCATATTCATgcgatcatttttttttttaatttttccatcaAAACAAAATGTAGCATGCAGGGATAGTGTGGGGGTGTAAAcaaatttcccttttgagACTGCCCCCCACTAGGGGTTACTCCGCCCAACAGTTCTACATATGACCACAGGGAACATGAAATGGTTCGTCCTTAGTTTGTTGACACAGTAAACATGTCGAATCTTAGCGGGTTAAGCTTCCAATTGGAATAATGAAATccggaaagggaaaaaaggtcACCCGTTTTGCAAAGTGGAGAGGGGGGCCTCCATCTACACGTCTTGCAGGTATCTTCAACGTAACggtattttttaattattttttttctttttcctattccAATGATGCATCGTTAAAATGGTCAGAAGATGCAACTTCGCGACGAAAGGGGTAGAGCAAGGGTTCCACTTCTGTTCGGTCTGTGTCTTCGTCTACGCCGCGTTGTGCTGGACATGATGGTGTTGCATGGGATGGCAT contains these protein-coding regions:
- a CDS encoding Malate dehydrogenase; this encodes MPKISMIGSGQIGAIVGQLILLENIGDIVLYDVMQGVPQGKSLDLKHFSTIVGVNKKIVGTNNVEDIKGSDVIVITAGVQRKEGMTREDLIGINGKIMKSVAESVKLYCPNAFVICVSNPLDIMVNVFHKYSGLPHEKICGMAGILDTSRFRSLLGDKLNVAPENVNLVLLGGHGDLMVPLKRYCSVSGIPLSDFVKKNLISDEEINAIIKQTRDMGAEIIKLSKSSATFSPAAAIVKMIKSYLYNESQLYTCAVYLNGLYNCSNLYVGSTAIINSSGAKPVEFVLTKEEQELYDKSIAFVQEHTQKAFALIN